A segment of the Flavobacteriales bacterium genome:
ACCTGCAGTTGAGAAAGTTGAAGTTAATAAAGAAGGTTCTGTAAGAAGAGCTCGTATTTATTACCTAAGAGGATTAACAGGTAAAAAAGCTAGAATTAAGGAGAAGAGAAGATAATTTTTCGACGCTCAAGATATTAAACCTGCACATTGGTGCAGGTTTTTTTATGTCTATTTTTTAGTAATAAAGAATTCTGTTCTTCGATTAGTTGCCTTGCCTTCTTGCGTATCATTTGCAACCAAAGGTTTTGACTCTCCAAAGCCTTTAAAAGATAGGCGGTTGGCGTCAACACCTATTGATATGAGATAATCATGAACTTCTTGAGCTCTTTTTGTAGAAAGCTCTAGGTTAGAAGTGTTATCTCCGACATCATCAGTATGGCCATGAATTGCGACACTAACGCTTGGATTCAAGTCCATGAACTCCGTAAAACTGCTAAGTACATTTTTGGCTTGTTGATTCAATTCGAAAGCATCTGTATTAAAATAGATGTTATTTATGCGAAAGGATTTACCTTCCTCAATAGCCTGCATTTCAAAATCTAAGTCTGCTGGCTTATGAAAATAACTATCGTCAGAAGATATATACTGAGAATTAAAAGCGTAGTCTTTACTCTTAACTGTAACCATTACATCTTCATCTTCTTGGATATTGACAACACCTACGTACTGACCACTCTCTTGGTTAACTTCAATACGACTAACTTTCTTTGAATTCATTGACTTAACCTCAACAACAGCATCAAATAATATTTCTCCTTGTTCAGCTTTAACATCTCCTTTTATAAAAAGTACTTTTTCGGGTCTTGCGGCTCTGTGTAATGGAAATTCATACAAATCCCAACCACCGACTCCAGATAGCTTATTTGACGAGAAATAAGCTGTTTTACCATCGGTACTTACAAAAAATGCTAAATCGTCATTTTCACTATTTATGGGATAGCCAATATTTACTGGATTTGCCCAATTACCTGTAGAATCTTTTTTACAGTAGAATATATCCAACCCTCCCAATCCTAAATGCGTGTCAGAAGAAAAATACAAGGTTTCACTATCTGGGTGTAAAAATGGTGATTTCTCATTACCTTCTGTATTAACATTAAGGGATTTTAAGTTGCCCCAATTACCATTTTCATCTCTATTAACACTATACAAGTCCGAACCACCTAGCCCTCCTTCTCTAATACTGCTAAAAATAAGCGTATTTCCATCGGAAGAAATAGTAGGTTGGGATTCCCAACTATCGCCTTTATTAATCGGGTATTTTAATCGCTTTAACTCCGACCAATCTTCGTACTTTTTCTTTGTATAATAAATGTCACAATTTTTGTAGCCATTTTCATTGGTACAAATAGTAAAAAATAACTCTCTATTATCTATTGACAAACTAGGCCCTCCCTCATTTGGTCGCATATTGAAGGGGTATGGCATCTTTTTTCCTTTATCGAATTTACCATCTTTCTTTGCTGAGACTGTAAACTCCTCTACTGTTTCAGGTCGTAGCATACCTATTTTTTGTTTGGTACTTCTTCGAGTGTAATAAGCAAACTCATTGTCCGGCGATAGTGCTGAGAGGTATTCATCATTTGCTGTACTGACACCTTTGACAGCTTTTGGAGCAAAAGGAACAGGGTTCGAATACATATCGTCGTAAAACTCGGCGGTTTTAATTTTCTGTCTAGCCATAGCCTTATTTTCTTCAGGCAAAGAAAGAAACTCTAAATAGCTATTTAAATATTTTTTGGCTTGTTTGAATGATTTATCTTCCATAGCCGCACTAGCCAAAAACCAATACACTAAAGGTGAATGCATAGGACATACCTCAATAGTTTTTTCATAGTAGAGCTTGGCATTATCCATATCCTTTTTAAGCTCATATATCCTCCCCATTAAAAAATAGGCATTAGGGTAATTGGATTGAATCTCAAGAGCTTTTTTAATATTATGAATGGATTCTGAATAACGAAGACCATCAGCTAGTCGTTTGGCCTTGTTAAAATGCTTTTTTGCAGTCGCATCAACATCAAGATTACAATTATCTTGAGCTAAAAGTGTAAAATTGAAACACAGAAATATATAAAGTAGTACTCTCATTAGCTCATTAATTCTTTATCTGTTACATCTTTTAATTGATCCTCAGTAGCTGCAACTACTGTTGCTACAGTAGCATCGCCAGTAACATTTACTACCGTTCTTAGCATATCTAATAACCTGTCTACAGCAAAAATAAGTGCTATTCCTTCAGGATCAATACCAATAGAGCTTAACACTATAACTAGCATGACCATTCCTGCACCAGGAACTGCTGCTGCACCAATAGAGGCTAAAGTAGAGGTTAAAACAATAGTCAGTTGTTGGCTTAAATCTAAATCATACCCAAAGGCTTGAGCAATAAATACAGCCGCTACGGCCTGATACAAAGAAGTTCCGTCCATATTTATAGTAGCCCCTAATGGCAAAACAAAAGATGAAACTTCTTCGGAAACACCGAGATGGTCTTCACATCTTTCCATAGTAACAGGTAATGTTGCTGCACTTGAGCTGGTAGAAAATGCTAACATCTGTGCAGGAGCAATACCCTTGAAAAAATCAAAATAATTAAGCTTAGTAAAGGTTTTTAAAATAAGAGGATAAACGACCATTATCATAAGAAGCAGTCCAATAACAACGCTTAAAGAATAAATACCTAGAGCTTGGAAAAGCTCGGCAGATCCTCCAAAATCAACGACTAAGCCCCCTAGTAATGCAAATACACCATAGGGAGCGGTTAGCATTATTAAATCCACTATTTGTAAAATAATATCATTAACACCGTCAAAGAAAGCTTTGACAACAGAAGTCTTTTCTGAAGGAAGCATAACCATAGCAATACCAAAAAGAATAGCAAAGAAAATGACTTGTAACATATTCTTATTGTTGCCTGTTGCTTGAATAAAATTGCTGGGCACCATATCAACAATGAATTGCAGAGGACCATCTTCTTTAACATTTTTAGCAGATGCTATTTTGCTAGCAGCATTTGAAGCATATTGTTCTTTCAACTCCATTCTTTTTTCTTCAGAAAAGGATGTTCCAGGTTGAATAATATTGACCAATAATAAACCAAAAGTCACCGCCACTACAGTTGTAAAAAGATACATACCAATAGTTTTGCCTCCAATTCTAGAAAGTTTAGAAATATCACTCAAGCTACTAACCCCTTTTATAAGCGAAGCAAATACTAATGGAACAGCTATTAGTTTTAATAAATTGATGAAGATTTTACCCCATGGTTTTATCCAGTCGTTGGTGAAATCTACCCAACCCATTTTACTAGCTACAAGTCCGTAGAACACTCCCAGAACCATTCCTATAATTATCTTCCAATGCAAAGCGAGCTTTCTCATCTTTAAAGTTTTGAATTTTTATTGAGTAAATACATGTCGGCAAGAACCAATGCTGTCATAGCCTCAACAACAGGAACTGCTCTTGGCAATACACAGGCGTCATGACGACCTTTTCCCTCTAACATAACTTCTTGTCCACTTGCATCAATACTTTTTTGCTCTTTCATCAAAGTAGAAACTGGTTTAAAGGCCACTCTAAAATAGATGTCCATACCATTACTTATACCTCCTTGTATTCCTCCAGAAAGGTTACTTTGAGTTGTTCCATCAGGATTAAAAATATCATTGTGCTGACTACCTCTCATTTCAGTAGAACAAAAACCACTACCAAACTCTATTCCTTTGACAGCGTTTATGGATAAAAGTGCTTTTCCTAAACTAGCGTGTAGCTTATCAAAAATTGGTTCGCCCAATCCTTGTGGGACATTTTGAACTACTCCAGTAATGATACCTCCAATGGTATCACCATCGTTTTTAACTTCCTCTATCAAGGCCATCATTTTATGTGCCGTAGCTGAATCAGGGCAACGCACACTATTACTTTCAATGTGTGAGAAATCCAATTCTTGATAAGGTTTATCAATAGAAATTGCTCCTACTGATGAAACAAAAGCATTAATTTTTACATCTGACAGTAATTGCTTAGCAATTGCACCAGCAACCACCCAATTGGCAGTTTCTCTAGCCGAAGAACGACCGCCACCTCTATAATCTCTAAAACCGTATTTCTTGGTATAACTAAAGTCGGAATGGGACGGTCTAAAAGTGTCTTTCAAATGACTGTAGTCTTGAGATTTAGAGTCTTTATTTGGAATAGTAAATCCTATAGGTGCTCCTGTAGTTTTGCCTTCAAAAATTCCAGAGTGAAACTGAACAATATCACTTTCTTTTCTCTGAGTAGTAATGGAAGATTGACCAGGTTTTCTTCTATCCAATTCAGATTGGATACGTTCTAAATCTAATGATAATCCAGCAGGACAACCGTCAATTATTCCACCTATGGCAGCACCATGAGATTCTCCAAATGTAGTTAAACGAAATAGCTTTCCTATAGAATTCATACCCCACAAATATAAGCAAATATCAAGGAGCAATTTATGGGCTATTTTTTCTATTTTCGCTAAGATTTAATCATTCTAATGAAAACAGTAATAAAAAACATTTCTGAGCTCGTTCAAGTTGAATACCAAATCAGAAAGTGGGTCAGCGGCTCTGAAATGAGTGAAATTGACACCATAAAAGACGGGTTCATAGAGATTCAAGACGGAATTATTACTGCTTTTGGCAGTATGGACCAATGGACAGGTATTGACGACTGGAACAATACCGAAATAATTGATGCTAACGGAGGAATGGTATTCCCTTCCTATTGTGATAGCCATACGCATTTAGTTTTTGCTGGAAATAGAGAAAACGAATGGGAGCAGCGAATAAAAGGTGCTAGTTATGAAGATATTGCTAAAAATGGTGGCGGTATCTTGAACTCCGCCAAAAAGCTACAAGAAACTTCTGAAGACGAACTACTAGAAAAAGCGTTACAACGTGCTAATGAAGTTATGAGAATGGGTACTGGTGCTATCGAAATTAAAAGTGGTTATGGACTAACAACAGAAGCTGAACTCAAAAT
Coding sequences within it:
- a CDS encoding PD40 domain-containing protein, which codes for MRVLLYIFLCFNFTLLAQDNCNLDVDATAKKHFNKAKRLADGLRYSESIHNIKKALEIQSNYPNAYFLMGRIYELKKDMDNAKLYYEKTIEVCPMHSPLVYWFLASAAMEDKSFKQAKKYLNSYLEFLSLPEENKAMARQKIKTAEFYDDMYSNPVPFAPKAVKGVSTANDEYLSALSPDNEFAYYTRRSTKQKIGMLRPETVEEFTVSAKKDGKFDKGKKMPYPFNMRPNEGGPSLSIDNRELFFTICTNENGYKNCDIYYTKKKYEDWSELKRLKYPINKGDSWESQPTISSDGNTLIFSSIREGGLGGSDLYSVNRDENGNWGNLKSLNVNTEGNEKSPFLHPDSETLYFSSDTHLGLGGLDIFYCKKDSTGNWANPVNIGYPINSENDDLAFFVSTDGKTAYFSSNKLSGVGGWDLYEFPLHRAARPEKVLFIKGDVKAEQGEILFDAVVEVKSMNSKKVSRIEVNQESGQYVGVVNIQEDEDVMVTVKSKDYAFNSQYISSDDSYFHKPADLDFEMQAIEEGKSFRINNIYFNTDAFELNQQAKNVLSSFTEFMDLNPSVSVAIHGHTDDVGDNTSNLELSTKRAQEVHDYLISIGVDANRLSFKGFGESKPLVANDTQEGKATNRRTEFFITKK
- a CDS encoding dicarboxylate/amino acid:cation symporter, encoding MRKLALHWKIIIGMVLGVFYGLVASKMGWVDFTNDWIKPWGKIFINLLKLIAVPLVFASLIKGVSSLSDISKLSRIGGKTIGMYLFTTVVAVTFGLLLVNIIQPGTSFSEEKRMELKEQYASNAASKIASAKNVKEDGPLQFIVDMVPSNFIQATGNNKNMLQVIFFAILFGIAMVMLPSEKTSVVKAFFDGVNDIILQIVDLIMLTAPYGVFALLGGLVVDFGGSAELFQALGIYSLSVVIGLLLMIMVVYPLILKTFTKLNYFDFFKGIAPAQMLAFSTSSSAATLPVTMERCEDHLGVSEEVSSFVLPLGATINMDGTSLYQAVAAVFIAQAFGYDLDLSQQLTIVLTSTLASIGAAAVPGAGMVMLVIVLSSIGIDPEGIALIFAVDRLLDMLRTVVNVTGDATVATVVAATEDQLKDVTDKELMS
- the aroC gene encoding chorismate synthase translates to MNSIGKLFRLTTFGESHGAAIGGIIDGCPAGLSLDLERIQSELDRRKPGQSSITTQRKESDIVQFHSGIFEGKTTGAPIGFTIPNKDSKSQDYSHLKDTFRPSHSDFSYTKKYGFRDYRGGGRSSARETANWVVAGAIAKQLLSDVKINAFVSSVGAISIDKPYQELDFSHIESNSVRCPDSATAHKMMALIEEVKNDGDTIGGIITGVVQNVPQGLGEPIFDKLHASLGKALLSINAVKGIEFGSGFCSTEMRGSQHNDIFNPDGTTQSNLSGGIQGGISNGMDIYFRVAFKPVSTLMKEQKSIDASGQEVMLEGKGRHDACVLPRAVPVVEAMTALVLADMYLLNKNSKL